The Dissulfuribacter thermophilus nucleotide sequence CCCTTCACAAGCCTTGGGAGATTGCTACCTAGGAACTTGCCCTGTTGCACAGCAATTTGACCGAGCATAGGCTGATCAGTTCCTGCGCAATCACCTGCAAAAAATACATTTGGAAAGTCTTCACTTCGGAGATACGGATCCACTATAGCCCGTCCGAAGCGGTCTGTGGAAAAACCGCTCTCTCGAACAAGACGGGAGGCCCTGACTCCCATAGCCCAGATTACAAGATCTCCTGATATGCTTTCTCCGTCCTGAAATGTTACTGTTCCATCTACTACATCTTTAACGGGTCTGCCTGTAATGACATTTACTTCGAGTTTCTCAAGGGCCTCTCTGGCCTCGTTCCTTGCATCGACAGGAAGTGTCGGAAGAATCTCCTCTGAGGCCTCGATGATCGTGATATCAAGGCCTAGACGTTTAGAGATCCGTCCTATCTGACCTGCTGTCTCGACTCCTACAAAACCTCCTCCACAGATTATGATTTTTTTTGCGTCGTCAAAAATCCTCTTTCTGATCTCAAGGGCTGATGGTAGATCCCGAATTACAAATGCGCCCTTTTGGGGAAGGAAAAAATTAGGCTCCCATCCAAGGCATATTATTGCGTAATCGTATTCACAGATAATTTTTTCGCCCTCGAAAGATCTGAGAACCACATGGGAATCCTTTGGAGAAATAGACTCGACAGTTGCAGGCAAAAAATTGTTAAACATGTTTGATAACCAGAGAATTCCGTCTTCATCTCTGATATTTCCCGTAACTAGGTCTGGAAGAAGAGCGGTCAGGGTCTGATATGGTCGGTTGTTGACTATGATAAAATCCTCACCCTGCCTCATCAATCTGTAAGCTATAGGGACTCCAGCATATCCTCCACCTAGAATCACAAACTTATGTTTCATTTCGCTTCCTTCCTTCTCTTAATTTTAAATTTATAACAACTCCAAACAAATAGTTTTTTTCTGGCATTCACAATGCGGGATTCAGGTTCCAATTGAAAAGAATCTTCCAATAGATACTATCATAAACGAAACTATCCATGCAAGGACCATGAGATAGCTTACAGAAAACGCGGTCCAGGCATAGGAGCCAGTCTCACGCCAAATGGTTGTAACTGTCACCATACATGGGACATAGATAAGGACAAAGACCATAAATGCATAGGCCGTCAATGGAGTGAGCCCACTTTCCCTCAAGGCCTTCCTTAATGAACCTGAATTTTCATCCTCGCCTCCGGCCTGATAAAGGACGCCCAGAGTACTAACAACTACCTCCTTTGCAACAAATCCTGTGATAAGGCTGATGCCAAGCCGCCAATCAAATCCAAGGGGCTTCAATACCGGCTCAATAAAATGGCCCATCCGCCCTATATAGCTATGGGTAAGCTTTTCTTGATGCATTTGGACCTCGAGCTCTTGGAGCCTCTTTAATAGGCTGTCCTTGGCCTCTACATCAAGAGAATTCTGAGCGAGTTTTGCCTCAATCCCCCTGATTTCTTTCTCATAATCCATTGAATAAGGGACATCTTTAGGAAATGAGCCAAGAAACCAAATTATAATGGAAAAAACAAGGACAACGCCGCTCATTTTGCGGAGGAAGATCTTTGCCCTATCCCACATGTGAATCAAAAGACTCTTAAAAGTGGGCAATCTATACGGAGGCAACTCCATTACAAATGGGGCGGCATCTCCTTTAAACAAGGTCTTTGAAAATAGCCTACCAACCAATACAGCAAGAATAATTCCTATTAAATAGACACTGAAGATAACGTTTGCCTCTCGGCCCTGAAAGAATGCCCCTGCAATGAGGACATAAACAGGGAGGCGAGCAGAACAGCTCATTAACGGATTGATGAGAATAGTGAGGATACGGTCCCTCCTACTCTCCAGAGTTCTCGCTGCCATAATTGCCGGCACATTACAACCAAAGCCCATGAGTAGTGGTATGAAGCTCTTTCCATGAAGGCCAAGGGTATGCATGACCTTATCCATGATAAAGGCAGCCCTTGCCATATATCCACTATCTTCAAGGATACTAATGCCCAAAAACAAGAGAAGTATGTAGGGTAAAAAGACTAAAACCCCACCGACGCCGCCGATAATTCCGTCAACAATAAGGCCTTGAAGGTCTCCTGGTGGAATGTAAAGCGTGGCCCAGTAACTCAAGGCCTCTAGGCCCTTCTCAATCCAGGAGACTGGATACTGGCCTAGGGTAAATGTCATCTGGAACAAGAGGTACATAAAAAGCAAAAAAACTGGATATCCCAGGAGCCTATTGGTCACGACCTGATCGATGGTATCGCTAATGGTCTTCTTCGCCACTGAGGAGAGCTTCATAGTCTCCTTCAAAGCCCCTGAGATGAAGCCGTATCTTGCCTCTGCAATTATGGTTTCTGGCTCGTCATCAAATATCGATGAAATATGTTGGGCGCTTTTCCTCACCTGCTCCAGGATCTCAGCTGCAGCTGGACTCCCCTCTATCCATTTGATAACCTGGGGATCTCCTTCAAGGAGTTTTACCGCAGTCCACCTGGGATAACAGTGGGAGGTTATCTGAGGATCCTTTTTTAATACCTCTCGAATCAACCGGATCTCTTCTTCTACTTCACTCCCGTAATTTACATGTATATGTCGCGCTACTGGATCTACATCCTGTGCTACCTCAAGTACCTTGTCTAACAGGGCGTGAATCCCCTCACCTTTCGTTCCCACTGTCTCAATTATTGGAACTCCAAGGAGTCGAGAAAGATGAGAGTAATCAACCACAATCCCGCGACTCCTGGCTACATCTACCATGTTCATGGCAAAAACGAGCCTTATATTCAATTCTATAAGCTGGGTGGCAAGATAAAGGTTTCTCTCAAGGTTTGAGGCATCGATGACGTCCACAACGACGTCTGGCTTTTGATCAAGAATGTAGTCTCTTGCTACGAGTTCTTCTACTGAATAGGCCGTAAGTGAATATATGCCAGGGAGATCTACTACCTTAATCGTATTTCCCTTATAGGTAACCACACCCTCTTTCTTTTCTACAGTAACCCCTGGCCAATTCCCTACCTTTTGCCGCGCACCTGTAAGCTGATTGAAGATAGTAGTTTTCCCGGCATTGGGATTGCCGCAGAGGGCAATTGTAAGCTCCATTAATCCTAGAGGCTCCTTTCGAATCTGTATGCTGTAGCCTTTAAAAATGCCACCTTTTTGCCTTCCTGATTGAAAACCCTGATGCAATACACACCAGTTGTGTTTCCGAGGTTTTCCTCTTCAGCAACTGCCCTGAGCTCTTCACCTAATTTAGCTGGTCTTAAATAATTTATTCCTACCTCAAGAGCAAGGGCTTGTCTACCATGACTGTTACACGCAAGAGCAAAGGCAACGTCGGCTAACGCGTAAATGGTGGCACCGTGGCATAGACGTGCGGCATTCAGGTGTTCTTCCTTTACTTTCATGGATACTACAGCAGAACCTGGCTCTACCTTCTCGATTTTCATACCAAACAAAGATATGAGCCTATCGTTCTCATTGATAAGATTTTTAACTCTTTCGATGACTTCTTGAGTTGCACCATTCATATTCCATACCTCTCCTTTTTATCGAATTGCCCAAGGTTTCTCCTCCATTTCCACATAAAATTGGCCTTGATATCCGATGGGACCATCAGTGTGACACTTCTCAAAATGGTAGTGAGCCTTGGATATAAAAATGACGTCTTTAGAAGCGTACTTTTGTTTGGAAGTAGCACTGTCAGTAAAAAACAGACAATCCCAACTAGGATCATTCCTTTTACAAGACCTAGAAAGACCCCCAGGGCACTGTCTATCCAGCTAAGCCTCAATGCCTTGATCATGAACCTTAATAGATGACCTGTTATGATAAAAAAGACATATACGCAAAGGTATATTAGGATAAAGGCAATAAGGAAACAGGCAATAGGATTGTCTATAAAAAAACCGAGTCGATGGGCAATCAAGGGGTGAAAATTTATTGCTGCCCAAAATCCTACTAGGATACCAATTATGCCAGTAAAAGACCTTATGAACCCCAAAAATATACCCCTTAAAAGGCAATAGAGGATTATGGAGCCAAGAATAAGGTCCAAAAGATTTAGATGGACTCCAAAGATGTCAAAAACAATGTCAAAGGTCACGATTTTTCCTCCTAAGTTCCCTCAATAGAAGTTTTGCCTCTCGAGAGAGTTCAAAATACGTATGATTCATATGCTTTGGCCGTCTAAGCCCCTTTTTCATCAAAAAAGTCCCCTTAACTCTCTTTAACCACCCCAATCTTTCAAGCTCCCCCAACTCCTCCATTACTTCTGCCAAGGGCAAATTTAACCTTCTGGAAATAAATTTTGCGCAGTCCGGTCCGGCTTGTTCAATGTCAAGGACAATATCACGCTGTACCTCTGTAATATTTCCAAGAGACATGAATCGAACTCCTCATTTCAAAAGACTTGGTCTAAGCGCATAAAATACGCCTATCTACCTCTAAATCCTAACCCTTCGATTCCATCAAGTTTCTCTTTGCCAGTATGGCAGATGCATTCAAACCATCTTCAAGGATCTTCCTGTATTTTTCAAGATGATTACCCTTTACCTCTTTTGGCACAAGAATTGGGTCCCCCAAGGTCACAGACACCCTTGAAAAAGGATATGGAATAACGAGTCTATCCCAGGTGTTAAGCCGTTTCGCTTTTGATATTGCAACCCCCAGTGGAAGTATGGGAGCATTGGTTAATCGGGACAGGACTAGGGCCCCAATCTGGGCCTTTTTTGGAGGACCTTGAGAACCGTCAGCCACAATACCTGCACCAACGCCCCTTTCTTTTATGTATTTAGCCATTTCCATTATGGCCCTTTTGCCACCTTTGTATCTTGAACCCCGTATTGGGTGTTGTCCCCAACACCTTAGGGCCCTGGCAACCCATTCACCATCTTTACTCCCGCTTACCATTATCACCCCTGGTTTCTTTCTAAAGTGATATAGTCCGTAGATGAGATCTCTATGCCATAAGGCAATTATATATGGTTGACCAGAGGCGATTAAACTTTGAGCTCTGTCACTATATATGATTTTGGGCCTTAAGGTATAAAGCCACAGCTCTATAAACTTGATTGCGATTCTGTACAATTCGTACTCCTCTAATTTAATTTCAAACTAAATCCCTCATGCCAAATGCCCGAAAATCATCCCAGATTATGCACTTCAAATGTCTGAAAAAAGGATTTTCTATGAATAATTCAATAGTTATCTGCATCTTCGGCAAACTTGCGAGCTGCATAATCTGGGATCATAACCCTTAAAAGGCTTGAGCGCAGCACCAAAATTTTTTGCCCTTCAAAACTGTGGGCTTATAAATATTGATGAAGGTACCCTGCCTCTCTGGTAGAGTCGGCAGCTATAGAAATCAAGATTAAAGAAATAAAATCTGTTTTGCCATTAAGGACAATAGGTCTATTGCATCTTTGTAGTCAATAGAGTATTAGAATCAAAAATATTTATACCTAAATCCTGCACGGCAAAAGTGGGCAAAAATGACTTATTTACGATTTTATAGAATACTAGCTAACATCTGGCTATTCACTAAATTCACTTTTTGGGTGAATCCATATTTTGTGTTTTTTGCCCCCTTTTGCCACCCTTAGGGATTGCCGATTTTGCCAAGTCTGCTGTCCTATGGGCAATAGAAGTGCTCAAGGACATCCGCAGGCCCTCCACTTCAATCTTTGGCAAACTCGGCAATTGCAGGATTTAGCTTATCCCCAAAAGGATCGACACATATGGGAGAAAAAAGTAAATTTCTGTTCAAGGATGCCTTAAAAAAGCTAGAGAGCATTGTTAACGAGCTCGAAGACGACACCATTGACCTTGAAGACGCCCTAAAAAAATACGAAGAGGGTGTAAAACTCGTAAGACAGTGTAATGAATACCTTGAAAAGGCAGAGTTAAAGCTCAAGGAACTGGAAAAAGATCAACAAGGACGACCTGTAATTAAGGAAATGGAAGGATATGAATCCGCCTTTTAACCTAGATTCCTTTGATTTGAAGGGATATTTAAACGAACGAGCTAAGCTTGTTGAAGAATGGCTAGAGGCCAATCTTCCTACTCCCGTTGGTCCGCATGCACCACTTATTGAAGCCATGAGATACAGCGCCCTTTCTGGTGGGAAGAGAATCAGGCCCATTCTCCTCATGGCAGCTGTGGATGCAGTTGGTGGAAATGGTCCACAATACATCGCAGCAGCATCTGCTATAGAATGCATCCATACATATAGCCTCATTCATGACGACCTACCTGCTATGGATGATGACGACTTGAGAAGAGGAAAACCTACCTGTCATAAGGTATTTGGAGAGGCTATGGCAGTTCTCGCTGGAGATGGCCTTTTAAACTTTGCCTTTGAAATTCTCTCTAGAACTCATCTATACCCAGGTGTATCCGACCGCATCGTACTGGAAGTCATAAGAGTCATTGGAGAGGCCTCTGGAATAAATGGTATGGTAGGAGGGCAGGCTGCAGACGTACTCATGGAAGGTAAAGAGGTTGATGAGAAGACCCTAAACTTTATTCATACACACAAGACAGGGGCATTGATAAGGGCATCGTTGAGATCCGGTGCCCTCTTAGGTGGGGGAATGGGCGAAAAAGTGGAGGCTTTAACCCAATTTGGCTATTTCCTAGGCCTGCTTTTTCAGATAAAAGATGATCTATTAGACATAGAAGGTGACGAGAAGGTTGTGGGGAAACGCCTTGGAAAAGATGCCAAAATGAAAAAGGCAACCTACCCCAGCATCTATGGGATCGAGGCAACCAAAGAAAAAGCCAAAAGCCTTTTAGAACAAAGCCTTAATTTATTGAGTGACTTTGGGAAAGAGGCAGATCCACTACGCGCCATTGCCCAATATGTAGTGAACAGAACGAGGTAACAAAAAATGCTTGAGCAGATTCAATCCCCACGGGACATTAAAAAATTAAATTTAAAGGATCTCAACACATTATCCAAAGAGATTAGAAAAAAAATAGTTGAGACCGTATCTGTTACCGGGGGACATCTTGCCCCAAGCCTTGGAGTCGTAGAACTGACCCTTGCCATACACTACGTTTTCGATGCCCCGCTCGACAGAATTATTTGGGACGTTGGACACCAGGCCTACGCACACAAGCTCATAACCGGCAGATATGAAAGCTTTCATACATTGAGACAATATGGAGGTATAAGCGGGTTTCCTAAAAGGAGTGAAAGCCCATATGACTGTCTGGATACCGGACACAGTTCCACCTCCATCTCAGCCGGTCTTGGAATGAGTACTGGCATTAGCCTTCAGAAAAAAAATTCTAAAGTGGTAGTAGTCATAGGCGATGGCTCTATGACCGCAGGACTTGCCTTTGAGGGACTCAATAATGCTGGCCATCTAAAAAAGGACCTCATTGTAATCTTAAACGACAATGAGATGTCTATTTCCCCCAATGTTGGGGCCCTATCATCATTTTTGAGTAGAAAGCTCACTGGCAGACTTGTTAGGAGGTTTAAGCAAGAACTTGAATCGTTTCTAAAGCGTTCAGAGGTAGGAGAGAATATCTGGGCAGTATTGAAGAGGAGTGAAGAGTCCTTAAAGGGCCTTTTTACCCCTGGAATGCTCTTTGAAGCACTTCAATTTGACTACATCGGCCCCATTCCCGGACACAATATTGAAGTGCTCATTGAAACATTGAAAAATATAAAGGATCTGGATGGACCAATACTCCTACATGTCATAACGAAAAAGGGAAAAGGATATCCTCCAGCAGAACGACACCCTGAAAGATTTCATGGCACAGGCCCCTTTGATCCAATAACCGGAGAACCCAAAAAACCCGCAAAAAAACTCCCACCAACCTATACAGAGGTCTTTTCAAATACGTTGGTAGAACTTGCAAAAGAAGACAAACGTATCTGTGCCATCACTGCTGCCATGCCCTCAGGCACAGGGCTCAAGAAATTTCAGGAAGAGATCCCTGAACGATTTTTCGATGTAGGCATTGCTGAACAGCATGCAGTCACCTTTGCAGCAGGTCTGGCCCTAGAAGGCTTAAAACCTGTATGTGCAATATATTCAACCTTTCTACAAAGGGCGTATGACCAGATAATTCACGATGTATGCCTTACATCACTCCCAGTGGTGTTCGCTATAGACAGAGGGGGGCTTGTTGGAGATGATGGCCCAACCCATCATGGTGCCTTTGATCTGTCATTTTTGAGAGCCGTTCCCAACCTCGTAATTATGGCCCCAAAGGATGAAAATGAATTGAGACACATGCTTTACACAGGCTTCAAGTTGGATTGCCCTGTGGCCATAAGGTATCCCAGAGGAAGAGGACTGGGGGTCGACCTTGAAAAAGACTTCAAGACCCTTGAGTGTGGTAAAGCGGAAGTCATCGAGGATGGCAATGACGTAACAATAATAGCAGTAGGACACCACGTTCAAACTGCGCTCACTGCCAGAAAGATCCTATTAAAGGATGGATTTAGGCCAACAGTCATTAATGCGCGATTTGTAAAGCCAATTGACGAAGATCTAATCATCCATTACGCCAAGATGACCGGCCATGTAATCACCATTGAAGAAAATGCCCTCATAGGAGGCTTTGGTTCCGCTGTTTCCGAACTTCTCATGGACAAAGACGTTTCTGAGGTTAAAATGAGGCGCCTTGGTCTTCCAGACAGATTCATAGAACACGGAGACCAATCTATCCTAAGGGAGACGCTGGGTCTGGATGCCAGATCCTTGGCGTCTGCAGCTAGGGAACTCCTGAGGAAGTAGAGAGCTTTTTCTTAGAATGGACAGGAAAAATCTGCGTAAAAATGACAGCTGGATCTTGGCCCTTGACCTCTTGAGACAACCGATCTGGCCCCTAATTAGGCTTGCTCATATGCTATTTTTAGCAGGAGGTTATGACGCCCCAAAGGATTTAATCAATGATTTACCATCCCCTTTGGATACCGGCTCCCTAGTCTACGAAAACCCTAAAGAAAGGCTTTACAACTACTTGGATATATTGGAACCACTCGTTTTAGGTAAGATTCCCACCCAAAAAATTTTGGGAAATGATTCAGAAGAGTTGGATCCCATTGAAACATCCCTAATTTTTTACCATCAAAAGGTACTGGAAAGAGAACTTGAGACCATCAACAGTCTTTTGTGCGGCCCATGTAACTGTCACCTTTGTTGTATTGGCCCAGGTGCTCACGATAAAAATCTCTTTTTTGAGATCCCTTTAAGAAAAGACGAATTGAGCCTCTTTAATGTAGATGTCATATCCACTCAGGCCTCAAAATCCATGAGTCCATATGATGACAATTCCTTACTCATCAATGGGGTCCCCTTTTTCGAACTGGGGCCAATAATTATCGAATGGAAAAGAGGCCATAGCCTTATCCTTTCAAGGGAATCCATTTGTCCAAATCTCGATGCTTCCCTTGGATGCAAAGTCTACTCAAAAAGACCGATAACCTGTAGAAGACCCCAGATATTTGCATATGTAATCGAGGAGAATTCAAAATCAGGGACCTTTCAATTCCAAGGGAAACTCCTGGCAATACTTGATTGTCCATATGTCCCAGAGCTCAGACAAGAAATACATCAATACGCCTCACTCAACGAACTAGATGTCATCCTCACAAAAAATCGTTGTTAATTGGGGTTGACATTTTAGTATTGATTCTTATTTTCATGTAAGCTACTTTTTTTCACAAAAAAAATAAACAAGAATAAAAAACTGAGTAGGAAGGTAGGAAAAATGCAGTGTCTTAAAAATCCAAATCGCCCAACTCAGCCAGCAATTTGTGCTAATTGTAGGAGAAAGTGTGAAAAGGCCGGGAAAAATAGACGCTATCAGACATTTCTAAAGGCAGCCTTAACCAAAAACGAAAAGGCAAGTGGGCAATAATCGACATTATGAATACTGTTCTATTAGGGCGTCTATATCAAGGTCTGATCCACCCTGATTGGAGGAGTTTCGCTCCTTCAAATGGTTGTTTTGTGCTTCAAAGTCCTCTAGTCTTATAAATTCTGTCTGTTCCATATTCATTTCAACGTAAAATGCACTATTGTTTTCGGTCTTAAATGAGAGCCTCCTACATACTGGCCTATCCAACATCGTAGCAATACTCATGGTGATTGCAGAACTAATTGTTATGGCCTTAGGCTGGTTGTTGGAGGCGCTCAGACCATACTCTTCTTCAACCATCCTCCTGGCAGTACCTATGATTTGATTTACCATTTCACCAATGAAGTTTACCACCTCATCTGCATCATAATCTTGTGCCATCTCCTCTTGGGGAAGTCCCATAAAGGACATGGCCTTTTGGTATAGCTCCAATGCTGCTTCAGCAGAAAAGTTCATTATAAATAGGCCTGAATAGTCACCTGAAAATTGCACAAAGCATCCGAGATCGGGCTTGAGACTGATATTTGGAACGTTCTGAATCGTTGGCGAATATCTAATCTTTGAGCCTGTATTCTGCTCGAGGACATGTTTGACTGCATTACAGCAAATTTGGGCAACCCTATTTATGGTCTTGACCTTAGGCATACTACAATTAGTTTCCTTTCCAATCTTCAAAGTCGTCTTGCCAGTGTCTCCGTTCCTTGACAAAGGCCCATACCAGGGTAACAACGCCACCCAATACTACCCCTATGGAGCCAGCCAAAACCCAAGAAGGAACCTGACACTGGGCCTTAGTGGATGAGCCGGCGTCATTTAGCTCACGATGACAGTATCGGCACACAATGGCCTCTCGTTTAATCTTTTCTTTACAGTAGGGGCAAAGTTTTGTACTCTTCATAAAATACCTCCCAGGAGCCTTATTTCTTCAGTATATACAAACCAGCCCCTTTGAAAACATATCTTTTTTATAAATATCCATACACCACCTTTTACACATTCCAATAAGGCCCTAGAGAAATCCGGAT carries:
- the feoB gene encoding ferrous iron transport protein B, encoding MELTIALCGNPNAGKTTIFNQLTGARQKVGNWPGVTVEKKEGVVTYKGNTIKVVDLPGIYSLTAYSVEELVARDYILDQKPDVVVDVIDASNLERNLYLATQLIELNIRLVFAMNMVDVARSRGIVVDYSHLSRLLGVPIIETVGTKGEGIHALLDKVLEVAQDVDPVARHIHVNYGSEVEEEIRLIREVLKKDPQITSHCYPRWTAVKLLEGDPQVIKWIEGSPAAAEILEQVRKSAQHISSIFDDEPETIIAEARYGFISGALKETMKLSSVAKKTISDTIDQVVTNRLLGYPVFLLFMYLLFQMTFTLGQYPVSWIEKGLEALSYWATLYIPPGDLQGLIVDGIIGGVGGVLVFLPYILLLFLGISILEDSGYMARAAFIMDKVMHTLGLHGKSFIPLLMGFGCNVPAIMAARTLESRRDRILTILINPLMSCSARLPVYVLIAGAFFQGREANVIFSVYLIGIILAVLVGRLFSKTLFKGDAAPFVMELPPYRLPTFKSLLIHMWDRAKIFLRKMSGVVLVFSIIIWFLGSFPKDVPYSMDYEKEIRGIEAKLAQNSLDVEAKDSLLKRLQELEVQMHQEKLTHSYIGRMGHFIEPVLKPLGFDWRLGISLITGFVAKEVVVSTLGVLYQAGGEDENSGSLRKALRESGLTPLTAYAFMVFVLIYVPCMVTVTTIWRETGSYAWTAFSVSYLMVLAWIVSFMIVSIGRFFSIGT
- a CDS encoding hotdog fold thioesterase; amino-acid sequence: MNGATQEVIERVKNLINENDRLISLFGMKIEKVEPGSAVVSMKVKEEHLNAARLCHGATIYALADVAFALACNSHGRQALALEVGINYLRPAKLGEELRAVAEEENLGNTTGVYCIRVFNQEGKKVAFLKATAYRFERSL
- a CDS encoding CvpA family protein, translated to MTFDIVFDIFGVHLNLLDLILGSIILYCLLRGIFLGFIRSFTGIIGILVGFWAAINFHPLIAHRLGFFIDNPIACFLIAFILIYLCVYVFFIITGHLLRFMIKALRLSWIDSALGVFLGLVKGMILVGIVCFLLTVLLPNKSTLLKTSFLYPRLTTILRSVTLMVPSDIKANFMWKWRRNLGQFDKKERYGI
- a CDS encoding lysophospholipid acyltransferase family protein, producing MYRIAIKFIELWLYTLRPKIIYSDRAQSLIASGQPYIIALWHRDLIYGLYHFRKKPGVIMVSGSKDGEWVARALRCWGQHPIRGSRYKGGKRAIMEMAKYIKERGVGAGIVADGSQGPPKKAQIGALVLSRLTNAPILPLGVAISKAKRLNTWDRLVIPYPFSRVSVTLGDPILVPKEVKGNHLEKYRKILEDGLNASAILAKRNLMESKG
- a CDS encoding polyprenyl synthetase family protein, which codes for MNPPFNLDSFDLKGYLNERAKLVEEWLEANLPTPVGPHAPLIEAMRYSALSGGKRIRPILLMAAVDAVGGNGPQYIAAASAIECIHTYSLIHDDLPAMDDDDLRRGKPTCHKVFGEAMAVLAGDGLLNFAFEILSRTHLYPGVSDRIVLEVIRVIGEASGINGMVGGQAADVLMEGKEVDEKTLNFIHTHKTGALIRASLRSGALLGGGMGEKVEALTQFGYFLGLLFQIKDDLLDIEGDEKVVGKRLGKDAKMKKATYPSIYGIEATKEKAKSLLEQSLNLLSDFGKEADPLRAIAQYVVNRTR
- a CDS encoding DUF3334 family protein, whose translation is MPKVKTINRVAQICCNAVKHVLEQNTGSKIRYSPTIQNVPNISLKPDLGCFVQFSGDYSGLFIMNFSAEAALELYQKAMSFMGLPQEEMAQDYDADEVVNFIGEMVNQIIGTARRMVEEEYGLSASNNQPKAITISSAITMSIATMLDRPVCRRLSFKTENNSAFYVEMNMEQTEFIRLEDFEAQNNHLKERNSSNQGGSDLDIDALIEQYS
- a CDS encoding NAD(P)/FAD-dependent oxidoreductase, which encodes MKHKFVILGGGYAGVPIAYRLMRQGEDFIIVNNRPYQTLTALLPDLVTGNIRDEDGILWLSNMFNNFLPATVESISPKDSHVVLRSFEGEKIICEYDYAIICLGWEPNFFLPQKGAFVIRDLPSALEIRKRIFDDAKKIIICGGGFVGVETAGQIGRISKRLGLDITIIEASEEILPTLPVDARNEAREALEKLEVNVITGRPVKDVVDGTVTFQDGESISGDLVIWAMGVRASRLVRESGFSTDRFGRAIVDPYLRSEDFPNVFFAGDCAGTDQPMLGQIAVQQGKFLGSNLPRLVKGEKLKTPDFQYMGLTVKVGDKAAVAAIGETVAFSGLLAVWLKKLIGKKYFLDIRI
- the xseB gene encoding exodeoxyribonuclease VII small subunit, which codes for MGEKSKFLFKDALKKLESIVNELEDDTIDLEDALKKYEEGVKLVRQCNEYLEKAELKLKELEKDQQGRPVIKEMEGYESAF
- a CDS encoding DUF2250 domain-containing protein — its product is MSLGNITEVQRDIVLDIEQAGPDCAKFISRRLNLPLAEVMEELGELERLGWLKRVKGTFLMKKGLRRPKHMNHTYFELSREAKLLLRELRRKNRDL
- the dxs gene encoding 1-deoxy-D-xylulose-5-phosphate synthase; this translates as MLEQIQSPRDIKKLNLKDLNTLSKEIRKKIVETVSVTGGHLAPSLGVVELTLAIHYVFDAPLDRIIWDVGHQAYAHKLITGRYESFHTLRQYGGISGFPKRSESPYDCLDTGHSSTSISAGLGMSTGISLQKKNSKVVVVIGDGSMTAGLAFEGLNNAGHLKKDLIVILNDNEMSISPNVGALSSFLSRKLTGRLVRRFKQELESFLKRSEVGENIWAVLKRSEESLKGLFTPGMLFEALQFDYIGPIPGHNIEVLIETLKNIKDLDGPILLHVITKKGKGYPPAERHPERFHGTGPFDPITGEPKKPAKKLPPTYTEVFSNTLVELAKEDKRICAITAAMPSGTGLKKFQEEIPERFFDVGIAEQHAVTFAAGLALEGLKPVCAIYSTFLQRAYDQIIHDVCLTSLPVVFAIDRGGLVGDDGPTHHGAFDLSFLRAVPNLVIMAPKDENELRHMLYTGFKLDCPVAIRYPRGRGLGVDLEKDFKTLECGKAEVIEDGNDVTIIAVGHHVQTALTARKILLKDGFRPTVINARFVKPIDEDLIIHYAKMTGHVITIEENALIGGFGSAVSELLMDKDVSEVKMRRLGLPDRFIEHGDQSILRETLGLDARSLASAARELLRK